In the genome of Thiorhodovibrio winogradskyi, the window GACTGGGTTTGGGTTTGACACTGGTGAAGCAGATCGTCGGCTTGCACGATGGGCAGGTGGAGGCCAGCAGTCCAGGGTTGGATCAGGGCAGCCGTTTCCGCGTGACTCTGCCTTTGGCGAGCCGAACCAAGGCCCGCGACGATAGCGCCGCGGTCTTCCACCAGGGTGCGACTTCCTCGGGGATCGCATGCGACAAGGGGGAGTTGACTTTGGATGTGTTGGTGGTGGATGACAATCTCGACATTCTGTCATCTGTCGCCGGATTGTTGCGGCAACTCGGTCACCGGGTTCGGGTCATGGATGGTGGATCCCGTGTGCTTGACATGGTGCGCGATAACCCAGTGGATCTTGTGTTGCTGGATATTGGCCTGCCAGATCTGGACGGCTATCAGGTGGCGCGCCTGTTGGCGCAAGAGCCGAAACGCGCTGAATTTAGCGTGGTCGCCATTACCGGGTATGTCGATGCGGATCTGGCCGCCGCTGCAGGCACAAGCGATTTCGACGCTTGGCTGCAGAAACCTTTTCGCTTGGAACAACTCAAGCCACACCTACGAAAGTGTGCGCCTAGTGCTCACGAGACAGACTGATCGCCTGGAGGGAACAATCAATCGTGGCGCCGCGATTCAGCCAAGGAGAATGCCGCGATGCTCGAGGAGCGCCACGAAGAATAATGTAATGATGATCGTGACCGAGACCAATAGCCATTTCAATTGGAATAGGCGGCGTTCTGTCATGGTGGGTTTCTCTCTTTGTTTGTCTGTCAGTACCAGCCAAATGGAGCTAAAGGAAAAACAGGACACAATGCTACGTCAAGGGTGATCGCCTAGGTCGCGAGGTGTTGATGGATGAGTCAGAGTACTGTTCTTCTGTGTATGCCTGTGTATGCATTAGGTTGATGATTTTCGATAGCACCTGTTCTCGAAAGGTTGCGGGAACTGCTCCATCCCGATATACCGGCAGATAGACCTTTTGAGCAACCCCATCGACAGCCTGGTCATGTTCGGAATCCTTTAGCATGTGCCTTTACCTGTTTCAGCAGCGTCTAGTATCAGATTTGCCACATGGCTGTGGCCACATGGCTGAGATTGGTTGCCGCCACGAACTGAAGCGCGTTGCCGTTGCGAGTTGATCCGCTACACAGAACAGTGCTTTTGATTAGTGGAGTGTCGACAGAGCCGCGCTCCAGGATGTCATGGCGAAGGATGGCGGTCGCGTGACCGCCATCCCCCCAGCGCCATGTTTATTGTTCGCTCCTCCTCTACTTCCCTTCCTCCTCGACATCCCGTGATTTGCAGCATAGGCGCAGGTCGAGGATTGAGACATTCGGACTTTCCGCAAAGCGGTCTAGGTAGATTTACGGAGACAGTGAACAGAACAAGAGAAATTGGTTTTTGGGCAGGGGGTTAGAGGACATAACATTACTCATGTCTCAGCCGCTGCTGATCGCCGAGTGCCGCACATGTTGGATTTACTCATCGTCGACCACCAAGCTTGCAACAGGATCGCAGCCTTGTAACCCCCGAATCTGGCAACACTGGCTGACGGATGACTGACTGATGATGGGCCATGGTGTGGGATAGGGCGAGAAAGCGAAGCGCATCTCGCCGATTCCTGCCAGACCTGGACTCATGACAGAAAATCAGATCCGGACTCGTGAAATAAAATCCACGACTTCATCGACAAGAGGGACGGCAAATGAAGAAGGTGCCCCTGTTACGACAGCATGTCGAATGCTTTGGCGGGATGCACTTCGCTTTCCCGCTCTACGAGTTCTAAGGAGACAGTGAACGGAACAAGAACAATCGGGTTTCGGGTAGCTGGGTTAGTGGATGGATATCCGCACCAGGTCAGCCAGATTGTTGGCGCCGAGTTTCTCCTTCAGATTGGCGCGGTGGGCCTCGACGGTGCGGATACTGATCCCAAGATCGATGGCGATCAGCTTGTTGGAGTCGCCAAGAACCAGGCGATCAAAGACCGCGCGTTCGCGCTTGGTGAGTGTTTCCAGCTGCTCCCTGCCTTCGATAATCCGCAGGTCCGAGCTATGGCTTTCGTCGCTCTTGCGCAATTCCTGCTGCACGCGCTCAAGCAAAGACTGTGCGCGAAACGGTTTAGTGAGGAAGTCCCTCGCACCCATTTTCATCGCCGTGACCGCCATTTCGATATCGCCGTGGCCCGTGATCATGATGACCGGGAGACGGGGATGCTCGGCGCGCAACAGTTCGAGCACTGTCATGCCGCCGATATCGCCCATGCGCACATCAAGCAGAAGAATCGCCGGTCGCTCCGTGATACCGGAGAATTGTTCCAGAAAGCGCGATGCGCTGGCGTAGGTCTCGGTCTTGATCGAGACTGAACGCAGCAGCATAGCGATGGATTCGCGAACGTCCGGCTCATCATCAACGACGTAGGCAAGGGGGGGGGCCGTCATCACCCTTCTCCATTAAATGGCCTTCTATCCTGTGCGACTTTGGCCGTTAGTCCAGCACCCTCGACACGCATCAGTCAGGGGGACTGTGATCGAAGGAACCAAGGGTTCCAAATGCAAGGTACGCTCTTGCGCGGTGCGTATCATCATAACGCGAAAGACATCAGACATTGTCAGCTCCATTGCTTCTATCGATAAGGACATTGACCAGGTCATGGCCAACCAGAGTGACCTGGTCGAGGTGTTACATACCCTCAAGCTGGTGGTGTGCGTGAAGGCTCGTGCGACATCAGCCCGCGGGTTCTTTGATCGCGAGGGTTGGTCGCTTAATGACGGTCGGGCCAGTGATGATCAAAGCGAGGATTAAGCTAGCAAATTCCCAGAGGTGGTTCTGCGTAGTCGGACGGAGGCCGCCGTTTGCTGGCAGTTCAGCATCATCCTTGGAAATACTATTGGCATGGCGCAAAAAGCACCGGATGGCTGGGGTCAGGGGCGTGCCCTGAGGACCGCGCGTAAACAGTCGCGCGCCGAGCGCCCGTTCCTAATTGCCGATACGCGCGCTCACCGCCGATTGGATGATATGCAAACGCTCGGCGGCTTCGAGAAAGCGTCCGTGGGCGGCGACGGTGAAGAACGTCTTGATTTGATCGAGATCCATGACAAAGCACAATCAATCGAAAAATTCGATGATAAATGCCGATAACTTTCGTTGTTCTTTTCTAACTCTGGGGTCTATGCTTGAGTCATCTCGTCAAGTTTTGCCGGCGGCGCCCGCGAGCGTCCCAGGGTGCTGATAAGTGCACCCATTAGGCGTTTACCCTTGCGCCGACCGCAGTCTCTAAGGAGGGCATCCGCATGATCGCGGTCAGCATCGCTATGAAAACCAACCATGAACCGCTCAAACGCACCCCGGTTGCGCTCTGGCTCGACACCGAGGAAAACCCTTCGCCGCCAGTGCTGACCGACCGCGAGGGCTGGGCACGCTTCGATGCGTCAGCTGCCAGTG includes:
- a CDS encoding response regulator transcription factor — translated: MTAPPLAYVVDDEPDVRESIAMLLRSVSIKTETYASASRFLEQFSGITERPAILLLDVRMGDIGGMTVLELLRAEHPRLPVIMITGHGDIEMAVTAMKMGARDFLTKPFRAQSLLERVQQELRKSDESHSSDLRIIEGREQLETLTKRERAVFDRLVLGDSNKLIAIDLGISIRTVEAHRANLKEKLGANNLADLVRISIH